Part of the Imperialibacter roseus genome, AGCAAGGGGAGGTGTTTGGTTAGAATAGCCCAAATGTTTTCATCAGAAATATTATCGTAGGAATGAATGATTTGATTTCTCAACCCGACGATTCTGATAGCATTTGTGATCGGGAATTCTGGTTCTTTGTCAAGAATCCTTCGAACGGCTTCGCCGATAATTTCCAGATTTCTCTCGACGCCTCTCTTCAAAAGAAGATTTCTTTGGTAGCTGACAAAGTCATGTGCTTGCCCGTCGAAATAGCTTTCAATTTCATTGATGGAGCCATCAATGTCATATAGCCACTTCAGTACCTTTTCGTCCATAAACCAGCGCCTTGGTTCTATTGATAGATTTAATTAGAATAGGATTCCGAAGGGTTTGGACTTCTAAAAGATCCACTTTTCTGCTGAGTAGAGATTCCAAAGATTCTTTCAGGTTCATATAGTTGTCGAAATAGTCGGCCAAATTCACATCACCAAACTTCACCAGAAAATCGACATCACTGTCAGCATCAAAAGAGTCTGACAGTATGGAACCAAAGGCGAACAGCTCAATTACCTTATGCTTTTTGCATAGGGTCGATATTTCGTTAATATGATCCTTGATGATTTTCATCCGTCGCATGTAAATATAACAAATATTTTTCTCTCATAATTTAGTCCAGTAATGACTCCCGATATGCCGAGAGTATCTCCAAGAGTAGAAATAACTCTATTGATAGTTGCTTGCCAGGCCCACATCGCCGAAACCGTTCTTGGCCCCGGATGGGCAAGTACCTCTGTCAACGCCGGTACCTTTCGCACCAACTCCGTTGGCAGTGACAAGGATCGGCAGCTTGCGGCTTACCATGA contains:
- a CDS encoding HepT-like ribonuclease domain-containing protein encodes the protein MDEKVLKWLYDIDGSINEIESYFDGQAHDFVSYQRNLLLKRGVERNLEIIGEAVRRILDKEPEFPITNAIRIVGLRNQIIHSYDNISDENIWAILTKHLPLLKSEINRLIKDADMG
- a CDS encoding nucleotidyltransferase family protein; the encoded protein is MKIIKDHINEISTLCKKHKVIELFAFGSILSDSFDADSDVDFLVKFGDVNLADYFDNYMNLKESLESLLSRKVDLLEVQTLRNPILIKSINRTKALVYGRKGTEVAI